Within Wyeomyia smithii strain HCP4-BCI-WySm-NY-G18 chromosome 2, ASM2978416v1, whole genome shotgun sequence, the genomic segment TTCGCTACTATCACTACTGGCATCATTGTTAAGCCCTAATCCCTTGATGGCATCGTTCGTTGCACTGCGAGAACTTTGTTTCTCATGCTGCAACAGCACCGACATAATATCATCGGCTTCTCTACGATTTCGTGTGGAGGATATGACACTCGTATTAGTGACCGCCGGAGGTTGAGTGGATGTGAAGGCAGCTTTCTCCAGAATCGATTCCACCGAGTTTTCATCCAAATCGTTAGAAATAACAGTCGACTCCGTCATCCATACAGGACGATCCTTTCGTTGCGTTGCGGTTTCAACCGCGTCCGTATCGCCGATAGTGACATCTACTCGCGTTTCTTCGACAGCAAATCCACTGGTTCGTGTAGCTTCACCGGACCATTGTTCCGATGTGATCCTGTTTGTTGGTTTCGCGACACTGTAATAATAGTTATAAATATTAAACCTTCtctcacgattttttttataacataCCCTCTAATGGTATCGATATCGACTGGTTCCGGTTCTAGAATTTCCGGAGCAAGTTTGATGTCTTCAACTTGTCTTAACAGATCGTACAAAGGTTGCAACTGTTCGTTGAATTTGGCTAATAGCAAACGAGAATCTTTCTTCGGTAATGCAGAACTGTCTTCTTCCACAGTACTTCCGCAATACGTGCACCGAAATTCAGCGGTAGCGATATCGAACAGCTGATCTGCTTCCAGATCAGTGAATGTTTCATCACAGGAAGGACACTTGAAACTGGCGCGACTAGTTGCATCACGTTCTTCGGTTTCCATACGTTTTCGCATATGATCTAGCTTGTAC encodes:
- the LOC129725090 gene encoding general transcription factor IIE subunit 1 produces the protein MSDQRYVTEIPSSLKQLARFVVRGFYTIEDALVVDMLVRNPCMKEDDICELLKFERKMLRARISILKNDKFLQVRLKMETGPDGKAQKVNYYFINYKTFVNVVKYKLDHMRKRMETEERDATSRASFKCPSCDETFTDLEADQLFDIATAEFRCTYCGSTVEEDSSALPKKDSRLLLAKFNEQLQPLYDLLRQVEDIKLAPEILEPEPVDIDTIRGVAKPTNRITSEQWSGEATRTSGFAVEETRVDVTIGDTDAVETATQRKDRPVWMTESTVISNDLDENSVESILEKAAFTSTQPPAVTNTSVISSTRNRREADDIMSVLLQHEKQSSRSATNDAIKGLGLNNDASSDSSEDERDIDNTEIPTVEIMDTDSDDDMPTVTVAGRPYPLDEINDTLIAEMTPQEKETYIQVYQDHFSHMYD